In Cololabis saira isolate AMF1-May2022 chromosome 14, fColSai1.1, whole genome shotgun sequence, a single genomic region encodes these proteins:
- the LOC133459995 gene encoding histone H2B 1/2-like, translating into MPEPAKSAPKKGSKKAVTKTAGKGGKKRRKTRKESYAIYVYKVLKQVHPDTGISSKAMSIMNSFVNDIFERIASEASRLAHYNKRSTITSREIQTAVRLLLPGELAKHAVSEGTKAVTKYTSSK; encoded by the coding sequence ATGCCCGAACCGGCGAAGTCCGCGCCCAAGAAAGGCTCCAAGAAAGCGGTGACCAAGACCGCcgggaagggagggaagaagaggagaaagaCCAGGAAGGAGAGCTACGCCATCTACGTGTACAAGGTGCTGAAGCAGGTCCACCCCGACACCGGCATCTCCTCCAAGGCCATGAGCATCATGAACTCCTTCGTCAACGACATCTTCGAGCGCATCGCCTCCGAGGCGTCTCGTCTGGCTCACTACAACAAGCGCTCCACCATCACCTCCAGGGAGATCCAGACCGCCGTGAGGCTGCTGCTGCCCGGGGAGCTGGCCAAGCACGCCGTGTCCGAGGGAACCAAGGCCGTCACCAAGTACACCAGCTCCAAGTAG
- the LOC133459993 gene encoding histone H2A-like, translating to MSGRGKTGGKARAKAKTRSSRAGLQFPVGRVHRLLRKGNYAQRVGAGAPVYLAAVLEYLTAEILELAGNAARDNKKTRIIPRHLQLAVRNDEELNKLLGGVTIAQGGVLPNIQAVLLPKKTEKAAKAK from the coding sequence ATGTCTGGACGAGGAAAGACCGGCGGCAAAGCCAGAGCGAAGGCCAAGACCCGCTCCTCCCGGGCCGGCCTGCAGTTCCCCGTGGGCCGCGTCCACAGGCTGCTGAGGAAAGGAAACTACGCCCAGCGAGTCGGGGCCGGAGCTCCGGTGTATCTGGCCGCCGTGCTGGAGTATCTGACCGCTGAGATCCTGGAGCTGGCTGGAAACGCCGCCCGCGACAACAAGAAGACCCGCATCATCCCCCGACACCTGCAGCTGGCTGTCCGCAACGACGAGGAGCTGAACAAGCTGCTGGGAGGCGTCACCATCGCCCAGGGAGGAGTGCTGCCCAACATCCAGGCCGTGCTGCTGCCCAAGAAGACCGAGAAGGCCGCGAAAGCCAAGTAG
- the LOC133459999 gene encoding histone H4: protein MSGRGKGGKGLGKGGAKRHRKVLRDNIQGITKPAIRRLARRGGVKRISGLIYEETRGVLKVFLENVIRDAVTYTEHAKRKTVTAMDVVYALKRQGRTLYGFGG from the coding sequence ATGAGCGGCAGAGGAAAAGGCGGCAAGGGACTCGGGAAAGGAGGCGCCAAGCGCCACCGGAAGGTGCTCCGCGACAACATCCAGGGAATCACCAAACCCGCCATCCGCCGTCTGGCTCGGCGCGGCGGAGTGAAGCGTATCTCCGGCCTGATCTACGAGGAGACCCGCGGGGTGCTGAAGGTCTTCCTGGAGAACGTGATCCGGGACGCCGTCACCTACACCGAGCACGCCAAGAGGAAGACGGTGACCGCCATGGACGTGGTGTACGCGCTGAAGAGACAGGGACGCACCCTGTACGGATTCGGAGGTTAA
- the LOC133459991 gene encoding histone H3 has protein sequence MARTKQTARKSTGGKAPRKQLATKAARKSAPATGGVKKPHRYRPGTVALREIRRYQKSTELLIRKLPFQRLVREIAQDFKTDLRFQSSAVMALQEASEAYLVGLFEDTNLCAIHAKRVTIMPKDIQLARRIRGERA, from the coding sequence ATGGCCAGAACCAAGCAGACCGCCCGCAAGTCCACCGGAGGAAAGGCTCCCAGGAAGCAGCTGGCCACCAAGGCTGCCCGCAAGAGCGCGCCGGCCACCGGCGGAGTGAAGAAGCCTCACCGCTACAGGCCCGGTACCGTGGCTCTGAGGGAGATCCGCCGCTACCAGAAATCCACCGAGCTGCTGATCCGCAAGCTGCCCTTCCAGCGGCTGGTCCGAGAGATCGCTCAGGACTTCAAGACCGACCTGCGCTTCCAGAGCTCCGCCGTCATGGCGCTGCAGGAGGCCAGCGAGGCTTACCTGGTCGGCCTGTTCGAGGACACCAACCTGTGCGCCATCCACGCCAAGAGAGTCACCATCATGCCCAAAGACATCCAGCTGGCCCGCCGCATCCGCGGAGAGAGGGCTTAG